A stretch of the Vanacampus margaritifer isolate UIUO_Vmar chromosome 6, RoL_Vmar_1.0, whole genome shotgun sequence genome encodes the following:
- the ppfibp2b gene encoding liprin-beta-2b isoform X10 produces the protein MELALQLSDYTAGKISECPVRLTLRATLCCVTLGMFVFPRGPTPFCGRCLQKNILKDLVRESSRGDAYVNLCPANNETYQERLLRLEGDKESLVLQVSVLTDQVEAQGEKIRDLESSLEENRRKLASTEEMLQQELVSRTSLETQKLDLMDEVSYLKLKLVSLEETHNTHLQDPMDTNQNKAECVVNLISELQEQMCRFQEEISTRIQEKRALEDDDAQRGEPRADQARGHSPVVMLSDTNLSPCGPAAWNHNGGLTANDLLQELKQLKNKVEELEGEKGQYERQLRVTKLSISYSLHVCYQSLMTQLSSLKLTVGHTQLEKQQWEERWRSAQAEISDLQQLLASKDAEIECLQTQLLARGSTANDNAEREEVYIKQLINKYHEYQRLKVGMESLLASNDQKTRRIKELTNLLGQYRKINELMALTHGSSEEELSGSLKVRAIAHKAHCDMYRSEMSSRGSSPLMLSSSPFQRELDSCFQNSMDLSLSTDDTHLLNGLWHQRRLQSSSLEELQSRSLQKPVEILPDELESDVGGENVHMELNKYQTMPGKLCRKGELRTKLHGDREREDEYLSPVRLSPVHSHNQDYSLIRYRSASAPVLGSPGKYDLYYTECSEQLEECILSDQQSPLSSGLDSGQHSPISPENRKSQRGIKKLWGLIRRSQSGSPVQIHDPELGDFKRGGPRSTTGPRQARSGNIRDLKMHFSKWNTEQVCEWLEDIGLGQYASVAHQWVSSGQTLLSATPQDLEKELGMKNPLHRKKLHLAIKTFNSKQHEKSAELDYLWVTRWLDDIGLPQYKDQFNEGRVDGQMLQYLTVNDLLVLKVTSQLHHLSIKCAIHVLHVNKFNPYCLKRRPGTEAHNQFAPSEVIQWSNHRVMEWLRSVDLAEYAPNLRGSGVHGGLIMLEPRFNSDSLAMLLNIPPQKTLLRRHLNTNFSNLVGAQAQQEKREYTEAVSYTPLSITAKVKPKKLGFSNLTHLRRRRPDESTDYVCPVESAGPLEGRSLHYHYNNNNKLRGPSPIVDPSRQHMRITRGTILQIEALSESINNMTYLLSRDEAQKELRQSQTALV, from the exons GTAAGTGTACTGACTGACCAGGTGGAGGCCCAAGGGGAGAAGATCAGAGATCTAGAAAGCTCCCTCGAGGAAAACAGACGGAAACTAGCCTCCACTGAAGAGATGCTGCAACAG GAGCTGGTGAGCAGGACATCTCTGGAAACTCAGAAGTTAGATCTGATGGATGAGGTCTCATACCTGAAACTGAAACTTGTTAGCCTTGAGGAAACCCACAACACACATCTACAAGATCCCATGGACACCAACCAGAACAAAGCAGAG TGCGTGGTAAATCTCATCAGTGAGCTCCAGGAGCAGATGTGCAGGTTTCAGGAGGAAATCAGCACTCGCATTCAGGAGAAGCGGGCCCTGGAAGATGATGACGCCCAACGTGGAGAGCCACGTGCCGACCAAGCCCGGGGTCACAGCCCTGTGGTCATGCTCAGCGACACAAACCTGAGCCCGTGTGGTCCCGCTGCTTGGAATCACAACGGCGGACTGACTGCAAAT GATTTATTGCAAGAACTGAAGCAGCTGAAGAATAAAGTGGAGGAGCTGGAGGGAGAGAAGGGACAGTATGAGAGGCAACTTCGAGTCACCAAG CTCTCTATCTCTTACTCTCTGCATGTGTGTTACCAGTCGCTCATGACTCAGCTCTCCAGTCTCAAGCTGACTGTGGGGCACACACAGCTGGAGAAGCAACAGTGGGAAGAGCGATGGCGCAGCGCACAg GCTGAAATCTCAGACCTGCAGCAGCTCCTTGCCTCCAAAGATGCTGAGATCGAATGCCTGCAGACCCAACTTCTGGCCAGAGGCAGCACAGCCAATGACAACGCAGAGAGAG AGGAGGTGTATATCAAACAGCTGATAAACAAAT ACCACGAATACCAGAGATTGAAGGTGGGCATGGAGTCTCTTTTGGCGTCAAACGATCAAAAG ACGCGCCGTATTAAGGAGCTGACAAATCTGCTTGGCCAGTATAGAAAGATTAATGAGCTGATGGCGCTCACGCATG GAAGTAGTGAAGAGGAGCTGAGTGGCAGTTTGAAAGTCAGAGCCATCGCACACAAAGCCCACTGTGATATGTACAGGTCAGAG ATGTCATCAAGAGGATCTTCGCCACTTATGTTGTCCTCATCACCTTTTCAGAGAGAACTGGATTCATG TTTTCAGAACTCTATGGACTTGTCACTTTCAACTGACGATACACACCTCTTAAACGGATTATG gcaTCAACGCAGGTTGCAGTCAAGCAGTCTTGAGGAATTGCAGAGCAGATCTTTACAAAAG CCTGTAGAGATCCTGCCAGATGAACTTGAATCAGACGTAGGGGGAGAG AATGTCCACATGGAGTTGAACAAGTACCAGACGATGCCAGGGAAGCTGTGTCGAAAAGGTGAGCTAAGGACCAAGCTGCATGGTGACAGAGAAAGAGAAGACGAGTATTTATCTCCAGTAAGGCTCTCACCTGTCCATAGCCACAACCAGGACTACAGTCTAA TTCGCTACCGGAGCGCCAGTGCTCCAGTTTTAG GATCTCCGGGAAAGTATGATCTTTATTATACTG AATGTTCAGAGCAGTTAGAAGAGTGTATATTGTCAGACCAGCAGTCTCCTCTGTCATCTGGATTGGACTCTGGGCAGCACTCTCCTATTTCACCTGAAAACAGGAAAAGTCAAAGAGGCATAAAGAAGCTGTGGGGGTT GATTCGTCGTAGTCAGTCAGGTAGTCCAGTCCAGATACATGACCCCGAGCTTGGCGATTTCAAGAGAGGAGGCCCCAGAAGCACAACTGGACCAAGACAGGCACGGTCAGGGAACATACG AGATCTGAAGATGCATTTTTCTAAATGGAACACAGAGCAGGTGTGTGAATGGCTTGAGGACATCGGACTGGGCCAGTATGCCAGCGTGGCGCACCAGTGGGTCAGCAGTGGTCAAACTCTACTGTCTGCCACCCCACAAGACCTAGAAAag GAATTGGGGATGAAAAATCCATTGCACAGGAAGAAACTCCATTTAGCAATCAAGACGTTTAACAGCAAGCAGCACGAGAAATCTGCCGAGCTCGATTACCTCTGGGTCACTC GCTGGCTAGATGACATCGGCCTTCCTCAGTATAAAGACCAATTTAACGAAGGAAGAGTGGATGGGCAGATGTTGCAGTACCTCACTGTG AATGACTTGTTAGTCTTAAAAGTGACCAGCCAGCTTCATCATCTCAGCATCAAGTGTGCTATTCACGTGTTACATGTGAACAAGTTCAACCCTTACTGCCTCAAGCGCAGGCCTGGCACCGAG GCTCACAACCAGTTTGCTCCCAGTGAGGTGATCCAGTGGTCCAATCATCGAGTCATGGAGTGGCTCAGATCTGTGGACCTGGCAGAGTACGCCCCGAACTTGCGGGGCAGTGGAGTTCACGGAGGACTAATA ATGCTGGAGCCTCGGTTTAATTCCGACTCGCTGGCCATGCTGCTTAACATCCCTCCTCAGAAAACGCTGCTGCGACGCCACTTAAACACCAATTTCAGCAATCTGGTGGGAGCGCAAGCCCAGCAGGAGAAAAGAGAGTACACAGAGGCGGTCAGCTACACGCCGCTCAGCATCACTGCCAAAGTCAAG cccaaaaagttgggctTCTCAAACTTGACGCATTTGCGAAGGCGGCGGCCAGATGAATCCACAGACTACGTTTGCCCCGTTGAGTCAGCAGGGCCTCTTGAGGGACGTTCACTACACTAtcactacaacaacaacaacaagttgAGAGGCCCGAGTCCCATCGTGGACCCCTCCAGGCAGCAC atgCGGATCACAAGGGGCACCATTTTACAAATCGAAGCGCTTTCTGAAAGCATCAACAACATGACA TACCTGCTCAGCCGCGACGAGGCGCAGAAGGAGCTGAGGCAGTCCCAGACGGCGCTGGTTTGA
- the ppfibp2b gene encoding liprin-beta-2b isoform X24: METPIDVYKHFSWLKKVNLCPANNETYQERLLRLEGDKESLVLQVSVLTDQVEAQGEKIRDLESSLEENRRKLASTEEMLQQELVSRTSLETQKLDLMDEVSYLKLKLVSLEETHNTHLQDPMDTNQNKAEDLLQELKQLKNKVEELEGEKGQYERQLRVTKAEISDLQQLLASKDAEIECLQTQLLARGSTANDNAEREEVYIKQLINKYHEYQRLKVGMESLLASNDQKTRRIKELTNLLGQYRKINELMALTHGSSEEELSGSLKVRAIAHKAHCDMYRSEMSSRGSSPLMLSSSPFQRELDSCFQNSMDLSLSTDDTHLLNGLWHQRRLQSSSLEELQSRSLQKPVEILPDELESDVGGENVHMELNKYQTMPGKLCRKGELRTKLHGDREREDEYLSPVRLSPVHSHNQDYSLIRYRSASAPVLGSPGKYDLYYTECSEQLEECILSDQQSPLSSGLDSGQHSPISPENRKSQRGIKKLWGLIRRSQSGSPVQIHDPELGDFKRGGPRSTTGPRQARSGNIRDLKMHFSKWNTEQVCEWLEDIGLGQYASVAHQWVSSGQTLLSATPQDLEKELGMKNPLHRKKLHLAIKTFNSKQHEKSAELDYLWVTRWLDDIGLPQYKDQFNEGRVDGQMLQYLTVNDLLVLKVTSQLHHLSIKCAIHVLHVNKFNPYCLKRRPGTEAHNQFAPSEVIQWSNHRVMEWLRSVDLAEYAPNLRGSGVHGGLIMLEPRFNSDSLAMLLNIPPQKTLLRRHLNTNFSNLVGAQAQQEKREYTEAVSYTPLSITAKVKPKKLGFSNLTHLRRRRPDESTDYVCPVESAGPLEGRSLHYHYNNNNKLRGPSPIVDPSRQHMRITRGTILQIEALSESINNMTYLLSRDEAQKELRQSQTALV; encoded by the exons GTAAGTGTACTGACTGACCAGGTGGAGGCCCAAGGGGAGAAGATCAGAGATCTAGAAAGCTCCCTCGAGGAAAACAGACGGAAACTAGCCTCCACTGAAGAGATGCTGCAACAG GAGCTGGTGAGCAGGACATCTCTGGAAACTCAGAAGTTAGATCTGATGGATGAGGTCTCATACCTGAAACTGAAACTTGTTAGCCTTGAGGAAACCCACAACACACATCTACAAGATCCCATGGACACCAACCAGAACAAAGCAGAG GATTTATTGCAAGAACTGAAGCAGCTGAAGAATAAAGTGGAGGAGCTGGAGGGAGAGAAGGGACAGTATGAGAGGCAACTTCGAGTCACCAAG GCTGAAATCTCAGACCTGCAGCAGCTCCTTGCCTCCAAAGATGCTGAGATCGAATGCCTGCAGACCCAACTTCTGGCCAGAGGCAGCACAGCCAATGACAACGCAGAGAGAG AGGAGGTGTATATCAAACAGCTGATAAACAAAT ACCACGAATACCAGAGATTGAAGGTGGGCATGGAGTCTCTTTTGGCGTCAAACGATCAAAAG ACGCGCCGTATTAAGGAGCTGACAAATCTGCTTGGCCAGTATAGAAAGATTAATGAGCTGATGGCGCTCACGCATG GAAGTAGTGAAGAGGAGCTGAGTGGCAGTTTGAAAGTCAGAGCCATCGCACACAAAGCCCACTGTGATATGTACAGGTCAGAG ATGTCATCAAGAGGATCTTCGCCACTTATGTTGTCCTCATCACCTTTTCAGAGAGAACTGGATTCATG TTTTCAGAACTCTATGGACTTGTCACTTTCAACTGACGATACACACCTCTTAAACGGATTATG gcaTCAACGCAGGTTGCAGTCAAGCAGTCTTGAGGAATTGCAGAGCAGATCTTTACAAAAG CCTGTAGAGATCCTGCCAGATGAACTTGAATCAGACGTAGGGGGAGAG AATGTCCACATGGAGTTGAACAAGTACCAGACGATGCCAGGGAAGCTGTGTCGAAAAGGTGAGCTAAGGACCAAGCTGCATGGTGACAGAGAAAGAGAAGACGAGTATTTATCTCCAGTAAGGCTCTCACCTGTCCATAGCCACAACCAGGACTACAGTCTAA TTCGCTACCGGAGCGCCAGTGCTCCAGTTTTAG GATCTCCGGGAAAGTATGATCTTTATTATACTG AATGTTCAGAGCAGTTAGAAGAGTGTATATTGTCAGACCAGCAGTCTCCTCTGTCATCTGGATTGGACTCTGGGCAGCACTCTCCTATTTCACCTGAAAACAGGAAAAGTCAAAGAGGCATAAAGAAGCTGTGGGGGTT GATTCGTCGTAGTCAGTCAGGTAGTCCAGTCCAGATACATGACCCCGAGCTTGGCGATTTCAAGAGAGGAGGCCCCAGAAGCACAACTGGACCAAGACAGGCACGGTCAGGGAACATACG AGATCTGAAGATGCATTTTTCTAAATGGAACACAGAGCAGGTGTGTGAATGGCTTGAGGACATCGGACTGGGCCAGTATGCCAGCGTGGCGCACCAGTGGGTCAGCAGTGGTCAAACTCTACTGTCTGCCACCCCACAAGACCTAGAAAag GAATTGGGGATGAAAAATCCATTGCACAGGAAGAAACTCCATTTAGCAATCAAGACGTTTAACAGCAAGCAGCACGAGAAATCTGCCGAGCTCGATTACCTCTGGGTCACTC GCTGGCTAGATGACATCGGCCTTCCTCAGTATAAAGACCAATTTAACGAAGGAAGAGTGGATGGGCAGATGTTGCAGTACCTCACTGTG AATGACTTGTTAGTCTTAAAAGTGACCAGCCAGCTTCATCATCTCAGCATCAAGTGTGCTATTCACGTGTTACATGTGAACAAGTTCAACCCTTACTGCCTCAAGCGCAGGCCTGGCACCGAG GCTCACAACCAGTTTGCTCCCAGTGAGGTGATCCAGTGGTCCAATCATCGAGTCATGGAGTGGCTCAGATCTGTGGACCTGGCAGAGTACGCCCCGAACTTGCGGGGCAGTGGAGTTCACGGAGGACTAATA ATGCTGGAGCCTCGGTTTAATTCCGACTCGCTGGCCATGCTGCTTAACATCCCTCCTCAGAAAACGCTGCTGCGACGCCACTTAAACACCAATTTCAGCAATCTGGTGGGAGCGCAAGCCCAGCAGGAGAAAAGAGAGTACACAGAGGCGGTCAGCTACACGCCGCTCAGCATCACTGCCAAAGTCAAG cccaaaaagttgggctTCTCAAACTTGACGCATTTGCGAAGGCGGCGGCCAGATGAATCCACAGACTACGTTTGCCCCGTTGAGTCAGCAGGGCCTCTTGAGGGACGTTCACTACACTAtcactacaacaacaacaacaagttgAGAGGCCCGAGTCCCATCGTGGACCCCTCCAGGCAGCAC atgCGGATCACAAGGGGCACCATTTTACAAATCGAAGCGCTTTCTGAAAGCATCAACAACATGACA TACCTGCTCAGCCGCGACGAGGCGCAGAAGGAGCTGAGGCAGTCCCAGACGGCGCTGGTTTGA
- the ppfibp2b gene encoding liprin-beta-2b isoform X23, which produces METPIDVYKHFSWLKKVNLCPANNETYQERLLRLEGDKESLVLQVSVLTDQVEAQGEKIRDLESSLEENRRKLASTEEMLQQELVSRTSLETQKLDLMDEVSYLKLKLVSLEETHNTHLQDPMDTNQNKAECVVNLISELQEQMCRFQEEISTRIQEKRALEDDDAQRGEPRADQARGHSPVVMLSDTNLSPCGPAAWNHNGGLTANDLLQELKQLKNKVEELEGEKGQYERQLRVTKAEISDLQQLLASKDAEIECLQTQLLARGSTANDNAERDHEYQRLKVGMESLLASNDQKTRRIKELTNLLGQYRKINELMALTHGSSEEELSGSLKVRAIAHKAHCDMYRSEMSSRGSSPLMLSSSPFQRELDSCFQNSMDLSLSTDDTHLLNGLWHQRRLQSSSLEELQSRSLQKPVEILPDELESDVGGENVHMELNKYQTMPGKLCRKGELRTKLHGDREREDEYLSPVRLSPVHSHNQDYSLIRYRSASAPVLGSPGKYDLYYTECSEQLEECILSDQQSPLSSGLDSGQHSPISPENRKSQRGIKKLWGLIRRSQSGSPVQIHDPELGDFKRGGPRSTTGPRQARSGNIRDLKMHFSKWNTEQVCEWLEDIGLGQYASVAHQWVSSGQTLLSATPQDLEKELGMKNPLHRKKLHLAIKTFNSKQHEKSAELDYLWVTRWLDDIGLPQYKDQFNEGRVDGQMLQYLTVNDLLVLKVTSQLHHLSIKCAIHVLHVNKFNPYCLKRRPGTEAHNQFAPSEVIQWSNHRVMEWLRSVDLAEYAPNLRGSGVHGGLIMLEPRFNSDSLAMLLNIPPQKTLLRRHLNTNFSNLVGAQAQQEKREYTEAVSYTPLSITAKVKPKKLGFSNLTHLRRRRPDESTDYVCPVESAGPLEGRSLHYHYNNNNKLRGPSPIVDPSRQHMRITRGTILQIEALSESINNMTYLLSRDEAQKELRQSQTALV; this is translated from the exons GTAAGTGTACTGACTGACCAGGTGGAGGCCCAAGGGGAGAAGATCAGAGATCTAGAAAGCTCCCTCGAGGAAAACAGACGGAAACTAGCCTCCACTGAAGAGATGCTGCAACAG GAGCTGGTGAGCAGGACATCTCTGGAAACTCAGAAGTTAGATCTGATGGATGAGGTCTCATACCTGAAACTGAAACTTGTTAGCCTTGAGGAAACCCACAACACACATCTACAAGATCCCATGGACACCAACCAGAACAAAGCAGAG TGCGTGGTAAATCTCATCAGTGAGCTCCAGGAGCAGATGTGCAGGTTTCAGGAGGAAATCAGCACTCGCATTCAGGAGAAGCGGGCCCTGGAAGATGATGACGCCCAACGTGGAGAGCCACGTGCCGACCAAGCCCGGGGTCACAGCCCTGTGGTCATGCTCAGCGACACAAACCTGAGCCCGTGTGGTCCCGCTGCTTGGAATCACAACGGCGGACTGACTGCAAAT GATTTATTGCAAGAACTGAAGCAGCTGAAGAATAAAGTGGAGGAGCTGGAGGGAGAGAAGGGACAGTATGAGAGGCAACTTCGAGTCACCAAG GCTGAAATCTCAGACCTGCAGCAGCTCCTTGCCTCCAAAGATGCTGAGATCGAATGCCTGCAGACCCAACTTCTGGCCAGAGGCAGCACAGCCAATGACAACGCAGAGAGAG ACCACGAATACCAGAGATTGAAGGTGGGCATGGAGTCTCTTTTGGCGTCAAACGATCAAAAG ACGCGCCGTATTAAGGAGCTGACAAATCTGCTTGGCCAGTATAGAAAGATTAATGAGCTGATGGCGCTCACGCATG GAAGTAGTGAAGAGGAGCTGAGTGGCAGTTTGAAAGTCAGAGCCATCGCACACAAAGCCCACTGTGATATGTACAGGTCAGAG ATGTCATCAAGAGGATCTTCGCCACTTATGTTGTCCTCATCACCTTTTCAGAGAGAACTGGATTCATG TTTTCAGAACTCTATGGACTTGTCACTTTCAACTGACGATACACACCTCTTAAACGGATTATG gcaTCAACGCAGGTTGCAGTCAAGCAGTCTTGAGGAATTGCAGAGCAGATCTTTACAAAAG CCTGTAGAGATCCTGCCAGATGAACTTGAATCAGACGTAGGGGGAGAG AATGTCCACATGGAGTTGAACAAGTACCAGACGATGCCAGGGAAGCTGTGTCGAAAAGGTGAGCTAAGGACCAAGCTGCATGGTGACAGAGAAAGAGAAGACGAGTATTTATCTCCAGTAAGGCTCTCACCTGTCCATAGCCACAACCAGGACTACAGTCTAA TTCGCTACCGGAGCGCCAGTGCTCCAGTTTTAG GATCTCCGGGAAAGTATGATCTTTATTATACTG AATGTTCAGAGCAGTTAGAAGAGTGTATATTGTCAGACCAGCAGTCTCCTCTGTCATCTGGATTGGACTCTGGGCAGCACTCTCCTATTTCACCTGAAAACAGGAAAAGTCAAAGAGGCATAAAGAAGCTGTGGGGGTT GATTCGTCGTAGTCAGTCAGGTAGTCCAGTCCAGATACATGACCCCGAGCTTGGCGATTTCAAGAGAGGAGGCCCCAGAAGCACAACTGGACCAAGACAGGCACGGTCAGGGAACATACG AGATCTGAAGATGCATTTTTCTAAATGGAACACAGAGCAGGTGTGTGAATGGCTTGAGGACATCGGACTGGGCCAGTATGCCAGCGTGGCGCACCAGTGGGTCAGCAGTGGTCAAACTCTACTGTCTGCCACCCCACAAGACCTAGAAAag GAATTGGGGATGAAAAATCCATTGCACAGGAAGAAACTCCATTTAGCAATCAAGACGTTTAACAGCAAGCAGCACGAGAAATCTGCCGAGCTCGATTACCTCTGGGTCACTC GCTGGCTAGATGACATCGGCCTTCCTCAGTATAAAGACCAATTTAACGAAGGAAGAGTGGATGGGCAGATGTTGCAGTACCTCACTGTG AATGACTTGTTAGTCTTAAAAGTGACCAGCCAGCTTCATCATCTCAGCATCAAGTGTGCTATTCACGTGTTACATGTGAACAAGTTCAACCCTTACTGCCTCAAGCGCAGGCCTGGCACCGAG GCTCACAACCAGTTTGCTCCCAGTGAGGTGATCCAGTGGTCCAATCATCGAGTCATGGAGTGGCTCAGATCTGTGGACCTGGCAGAGTACGCCCCGAACTTGCGGGGCAGTGGAGTTCACGGAGGACTAATA ATGCTGGAGCCTCGGTTTAATTCCGACTCGCTGGCCATGCTGCTTAACATCCCTCCTCAGAAAACGCTGCTGCGACGCCACTTAAACACCAATTTCAGCAATCTGGTGGGAGCGCAAGCCCAGCAGGAGAAAAGAGAGTACACAGAGGCGGTCAGCTACACGCCGCTCAGCATCACTGCCAAAGTCAAG cccaaaaagttgggctTCTCAAACTTGACGCATTTGCGAAGGCGGCGGCCAGATGAATCCACAGACTACGTTTGCCCCGTTGAGTCAGCAGGGCCTCTTGAGGGACGTTCACTACACTAtcactacaacaacaacaacaagttgAGAGGCCCGAGTCCCATCGTGGACCCCTCCAGGCAGCAC atgCGGATCACAAGGGGCACCATTTTACAAATCGAAGCGCTTTCTGAAAGCATCAACAACATGACA TACCTGCTCAGCCGCGACGAGGCGCAGAAGGAGCTGAGGCAGTCCCAGACGGCGCTGGTTTGA